TAAAGCAGACGCCGGGGATGAGGGTAAGGCGGGGATAAATAGCTAAAGGAGGATGGCCTGAGACAGGGTCCGGACCCGTCCTGCTGGACGGATCGGCTCCTCTCTCCGGACAACCTCCCGAGCTGACAAAACTCAGGCAGCAGGCTCCCCATGCGAAGAGCGTGCTGCCTGTTATTACCTGCGAATCCCCAGAGTTGAGATAATTGAGCGGTAGCGCTCGACGTCTTTTCTTTTCAGGTAATCCAGAAGCCGACGTCTTTGACCGACGATTTTCAGCAGACCCCTGCGGGAATGATGATCTTTCTGATGGGTCCGGAAATGTTCGGTCAGGTACCCGATGCGCTCGGACAGAAGAGCGATCTGTACCTCGGGGGAACCGGTATCTCCTTCATGACGTTTGAACTGTTCGATAATTTCCTGTTTACGTTCCGTGGCCAGCACTGTGCCACCTCCTTTCACACTTAATTGTTCGAAATACAAGCGTATTTACGCTTTTGAAAGCTGTCATCTTGTATCATAGATACCTGCCGGTGTAAAGCTCAAATACCTTATTGTGCAGCAGTATTGAATACTTTGAAAAGTTCGATGTCGCCGCGCTGTTCCCGCTGTCGTCCCGGAGCGTAACATCCGATCGCCAAGGCCCGATCCTGTTCTTTTAA
This portion of the Syntrophotaleaceae bacterium genome encodes:
- the rpsO gene encoding 30S ribosomal protein S15, with translation MLATERKQEIIEQFKRHEGDTGSPEVQIALLSERIGYLTEHFRTHQKDHHSRRGLLKIVGQRRRLLDYLKRKDVERYRSIISTLGIRR